The following are encoded together in the Deinococcus soli (ex Cha et al. 2016) genome:
- a CDS encoding metallophosphoesterase, with translation MRKFLAFGDVHADFDLLWAALRAASCATLDGLPTPPVQAGLFQVILIGDLVHPKNERDYARLTGLPRFDHKNPDHLFLAAREQIRHLEKLRAYQEAAPHAVHIILGNHDDAVLNTSYVLGTSGGMVHVEFDPDHGGLILPDHLAAWMRSFPRELRVGTVQFAHVSPLPAHAHYDDLFYADHGPKRWFRESPEYVRMAGLDYGVYGHTQIDGGIHLDEDHHLAMIDALHAREYLELLLDPGQDEPVQNVRAVPF, from the coding sequence ATGCGTAAATTCCTCGCCTTCGGCGACGTGCACGCCGACTTCGACCTCCTCTGGGCCGCCCTGCGCGCTGCCAGTTGCGCCACCCTGGACGGCCTCCCCACCCCGCCCGTCCAGGCCGGGCTGTTCCAGGTCATCCTCATCGGCGACCTTGTCCACCCCAAGAACGAACGCGACTACGCCCGCCTGACCGGCCTGCCGCGCTTCGACCACAAGAACCCCGACCACCTGTTCCTCGCGGCGCGCGAGCAGATCCGCCACCTGGAAAAACTCCGCGCGTACCAGGAGGCCGCGCCGCACGCCGTGCACATCATCCTGGGCAACCACGACGACGCCGTGCTGAACACCAGCTACGTCCTGGGCACCAGCGGCGGCATGGTCCACGTGGAATTCGACCCGGACCACGGCGGCCTGATCCTCCCCGACCACCTCGCGGCGTGGATGCGCAGCTTCCCGCGCGAGCTGCGGGTCGGCACCGTGCAGTTCGCGCACGTCTCGCCGCTGCCCGCGCACGCGCACTACGACGACCTGTTCTACGCCGACCACGGCCCCAAACGCTGGTTCCGCGAATCCCCCGAGTACGTCCGCATGGCCGGACTCGACTACGGCGTGTACGGCCACACCCAGATCGACGGCGGCATCCACCTCGACGAGGACCACCACCTCGCCATGATCGACGCGCTGCACGCCCGCGAGTACCTCGAGCTGCTGCTCGACCCCGGGCAGGACGAGCCGGTCCAGAATGTCCGCGCCGTCCCCTTCTGA
- a CDS encoding DUF6508 domain-containing protein encodes MRPQFTPEALRAVAAFLPVMADPAFRFTDGQPPAVVLPDGGVQMRGYAYDPQVARLLRTLDEFGWVYGDERFQWPQWAQSPEARALRDDPAVLARATPAQLARLLTIFARQERFNDGARLGFWESGLLLGILRRAAALADAAG; translated from the coding sequence ATGCGCCCACAGTTCACGCCTGAAGCCCTGCGCGCCGTCGCGGCGTTCCTGCCCGTCATGGCGGACCCGGCGTTCCGCTTCACGGATGGCCAGCCGCCCGCCGTGGTCCTGCCGGACGGCGGCGTGCAGATGCGTGGGTACGCGTACGACCCGCAGGTGGCGCGGCTGCTGCGCACGCTGGACGAGTTCGGGTGGGTGTATGGGGACGAGCGGTTTCAGTGGCCGCAGTGGGCGCAGTCGCCAGAGGCGCGCGCCCTGCGGGACGACCCGGCGGTGCTGGCCCGCGCGACCCCGGCGCAGCTGGCGCGGCTGTTGACTATCTTCGCGCGGCAGGAGCGGTTCAACGACGGCGCGCGCCTGGGCTTCTGGGAGTCCGGGCTCCTGCTGGGCATCCTGCGCCGCGCGGCGGCACTGGCGGACGCAGCGGGCTGA
- the queF gene encoding preQ(1) synthase yields the protein MTNVTAGADCGPQNPGFDRRYDVQGLDAIDVAVLGTFPHVREDDPVRYPGEPMQIEIVTDEFSPVCPWSGLPDFGRLEIRYLPREACVELKSLKYYLTSYRFVGIYHEHATRRVLADLVNLLKPLSMEIRCDYGMRGGLNTICTVKYVAPDHQPQGA from the coding sequence ATGACGAACGTGACTGCCGGGGCCGACTGCGGACCCCAGAACCCTGGTTTTGACCGCCGCTACGACGTGCAGGGCCTTGACGCCATCGACGTGGCGGTGCTGGGCACCTTCCCGCACGTGCGCGAGGACGACCCCGTCCGCTACCCGGGCGAGCCGATGCAGATCGAGATCGTGACGGACGAGTTCAGCCCGGTGTGCCCCTGGAGTGGCCTGCCGGACTTCGGCCGCCTGGAGATCCGGTACCTGCCGCGCGAGGCGTGCGTGGAACTCAAGAGCCTGAAGTACTACCTGACCAGCTACCGCTTCGTGGGCATCTACCACGAGCACGCGACACGGCGGGTGCTGGCGGATCTGGTGAACCTGCTCAAGCCCCTGAGCATGGAGATCCGCTGTGATTACGGCATGCGTGGGGGCCTGAACACGATCTGCACCGTGAAGTACGTGGCGCCCGACCATCAGCCCCAGGGGGCGTAA
- a CDS encoding 6-pyruvoyl trahydropterin synthase family protein, translated as MPWKLSSEFTFDSAHVITGYDGPCGRLHGHTYRVRMELTSDRLRPSAHVKRAIMVADFKTLKWAKKDVDAGGLDHAYLNDLPDLGDDTTAEVIAAYLHRRTMDRVRADLPGGDDGADLRLHVTLWETPDSSCEYWE; from the coding sequence ATGCCGTGGAAACTGAGTTCGGAGTTCACGTTCGATTCGGCGCACGTGATCACCGGCTACGACGGCCCGTGCGGGCGGCTGCACGGGCACACGTACCGCGTCCGGATGGAACTCACCAGTGACCGCCTGCGGCCCAGCGCACACGTGAAGCGGGCCATCATGGTCGCGGACTTCAAGACCCTCAAGTGGGCCAAGAAGGACGTGGACGCGGGCGGCCTGGACCACGCCTACCTGAACGACCTCCCCGACCTGGGTGACGACACGACCGCCGAGGTCATCGCCGCGTACCTCCACCGCAGGACCATGGACCGCGTGCGCGCCGACCTGCCGGGGGGTGACGACGGCGCGGACCTGCGCCTGCACGTGACGCTGTGGGAAACCCCGGACAGCAGCTGCGAGTACTGGGAGTGA
- a CDS encoding 7-carboxy-7-deazaguanine synthase QueE — protein sequence MKYPVYERFYTWQGEGVHLGRAAYFIRLYGCPQACPWCDSAGTWHRDYRPDGVTLMDTDELAEVVRNESPDGAVVVVTGGEPILFDLKPLTDALHALGRRVHLETSGIAPLRGDLDWVTLSPKPFGQPPLPEVVAVADEVKIIVHEPGDIQAGLDTLTGLPDEAVIWLHPEWSKARERDLKVLNAITQAVKENPRLRAGYQMHKLYRADDLDAHSDKRLIPLGGNAELGY from the coding sequence ATGAAATACCCGGTGTACGAGCGGTTCTACACCTGGCAGGGCGAGGGGGTGCACCTGGGCCGCGCGGCGTACTTCATCCGCCTGTACGGCTGCCCCCAGGCCTGCCCGTGGTGCGACAGTGCCGGAACGTGGCACCGCGACTACCGGCCCGACGGCGTGACCCTGATGGATACCGACGAGTTGGCCGAGGTGGTGCGGAACGAGAGCCCCGACGGTGCCGTCGTGGTCGTGACCGGGGGCGAGCCGATCCTGTTCGACCTGAAGCCCCTGACGGACGCCCTGCACGCCCTGGGCCGCCGGGTGCACCTCGAGACGAGCGGCATTGCGCCCCTGCGCGGGGATCTGGACTGGGTGACGCTGTCCCCGAAACCCTTTGGGCAGCCCCCACTGCCCGAAGTGGTGGCGGTCGCGGACGAGGTGAAGATCATCGTCCACGAGCCGGGCGACATCCAGGCCGGACTGGACACCCTGACCGGTCTGCCCGATGAAGCGGTGATCTGGCTGCACCCCGAGTGGAGTAAGGCCCGCGAGCGCGACCTGAAGGTGCTGAACGCGATCACGCAGGCGGTCAAGGAGAACCCGCGCCTGCGGGCCGGGTACCAGATGCACAAGCTGTACCGCGCCGACGACCTCGACGCGCACAGCGACAAACGCCTCATCCCCCTCGGCGGGAACGCCGAACTCGGGTACTGA
- the queC gene encoding 7-cyano-7-deazaguanine synthase QueC: MTEGKKRAVVLLSGGLDSSTVLGMATRDGYACTALSFRYGQRHTVELERAATVAAHFGADHRVIDINIGSFGGSALTDESIVVPTDGTEDGVIPPTYVPGRNTVFIAVGLSLAEAIDAERVFLGINAVDYSGYPDCRPEYLAAYQTLADLATKAGLEGRGAVLTAPLAELTKADIVREALAVGVPIDVTWSCYQGGEEPCGVCDSCRIRDKALIEAGRPDLATTYAQAQL, from the coding sequence ATGACGGAAGGGAAGAAGCGGGCAGTGGTGCTGCTGTCGGGCGGGCTGGATTCGAGCACGGTGCTGGGCATGGCGACCCGCGACGGGTACGCGTGCACGGCGCTGTCGTTCCGGTACGGGCAGCGGCACACGGTGGAACTGGAACGCGCGGCGACGGTGGCGGCGCACTTCGGGGCTGATCACCGGGTGATTGATATCAACATCGGGTCGTTCGGGGGGAGTGCCCTGACGGACGAGTCGATCGTGGTGCCAACGGACGGAACGGAAGATGGCGTGATTCCGCCGACGTACGTGCCGGGGCGGAACACGGTGTTCATCGCGGTGGGGCTGAGTCTGGCGGAAGCGATCGACGCGGAGCGGGTGTTCCTGGGGATCAACGCGGTGGATTACAGCGGGTACCCGGACTGCCGCCCGGAGTATCTGGCGGCGTACCAGACGCTGGCGGACCTGGCGACGAAGGCGGGCCTGGAGGGACGCGGCGCGGTGCTGACGGCGCCCCTGGCGGAGCTGACGAAGGCGGACATCGTGCGCGAGGCGCTCGCGGTGGGCGTGCCCATCGACGTGACCTGGAGCTGCTACCAGGGCGGCGAGGAACCCTGCGGCGTGTGTGATTCGTGCCGCATCCGGGATAAGGCGCTGATCGAGGCGGGCCGCCCCGACCTCGCCACCACCTACGCCCAGGCCCAGCTGTAA
- the tkt gene encoding transketolase, producing the protein MSSDIPQLSVNTIRTLSIDGVQAANSGHPGAPLGAAPMAYVVWQDYLRFNPVHPEWPGRDRFVLSAGHASMLIYSLLHLTGYDLSLDELKNFRQWGSKTPGHPEFFHTPGLDATTGPLGQGAAMTVGMAMAEAHLAARYNRPEFPIFDNHTYAILGDGDLQEGVNHEAAALAGHLRLNKLIWLHDDNQVQLDTPTSKAESDDIAARYVAYGWNVQKVADGNDLDAIRAAVKEAQTSDRPTLIQVRTVIGFGSPRAGTSKAHGEPLGAEGVAETKAALGWDYPPFTVPEEVKAHMDARERGAKQEADWNTLMDGYRAAHPELAAEVDAMLKRELPANLADALPSYEVGGKGVATRNASGEVINALAKVLPGLMGGSADLSGSTKTTIKDGGEMQSGSMAGRNVLFGVREFGMAAAANGLSLYGGLHPMVGTFLVFADYLKPAFRLSAIQMQPVTYVLTHDSIGLGEDGPTHQPIEQIAMLRAVPGAHVIRPADANETAAAWQMALEYDKGPTALALTRQDLPILPRNHAGVKKGAYVVRDAEGAQIILIASGSEVSLALDSAEALAAEGIQARVVSMPCMEVFRTQDRSYRDSVLTPGVKRVAIEAAAKGPWYEWVGTDGAVIGMDTFGASAPASVLFEKFGFSVQNVSKVVKSVL; encoded by the coding sequence ATGTCCAGCGACATCCCACAGCTGAGCGTCAACACCATCCGCACCCTGAGCATCGACGGCGTGCAGGCCGCCAACAGCGGCCACCCCGGCGCGCCCCTGGGCGCCGCGCCCATGGCGTACGTCGTCTGGCAGGACTACCTGCGCTTCAACCCCGTGCACCCCGAATGGCCCGGCCGTGACCGCTTCGTGCTGTCCGCCGGGCACGCCAGCATGCTGATCTACAGCCTGCTGCACCTCACCGGCTACGACCTCTCGCTGGACGAACTGAAGAACTTCCGCCAGTGGGGCAGCAAGACCCCCGGCCACCCCGAGTTCTTCCACACCCCCGGCCTCGACGCCACCACCGGCCCCCTCGGCCAGGGCGCCGCGATGACCGTCGGCATGGCCATGGCCGAGGCTCACCTCGCCGCGCGCTACAACCGCCCCGAGTTCCCCATCTTCGACAACCACACCTACGCCATCCTGGGCGACGGTGACCTGCAGGAAGGCGTGAACCACGAGGCCGCCGCGCTGGCCGGACACCTGCGCCTGAACAAGCTGATCTGGCTGCACGACGACAACCAGGTGCAGCTCGACACGCCCACCAGCAAGGCCGAGAGCGACGACATCGCCGCCCGCTACGTCGCGTACGGGTGGAACGTCCAGAAGGTCGCCGACGGCAACGACCTGGACGCCATCCGCGCCGCCGTGAAGGAAGCGCAGACCAGCGACCGCCCCACCCTGATCCAGGTCCGCACCGTGATCGGCTTCGGCAGCCCCCGTGCGGGCACCAGCAAGGCCCACGGCGAACCCCTGGGCGCCGAGGGCGTCGCGGAGACCAAAGCGGCCCTCGGCTGGGACTACCCGCCCTTCACCGTCCCCGAAGAAGTCAAGGCGCACATGGACGCCCGTGAACGCGGCGCGAAACAGGAAGCCGACTGGAACACCCTGATGGACGGCTACCGCGCCGCGCACCCCGAACTGGCCGCCGAAGTGGACGCCATGCTGAAGCGCGAACTGCCCGCCAACCTCGCCGACGCGCTCCCCAGCTACGAGGTGGGCGGCAAGGGCGTCGCCACCCGCAACGCCAGCGGTGAGGTCATCAACGCCCTGGCCAAGGTCCTCCCCGGCCTGATGGGCGGCAGCGCGGACCTCTCGGGCAGCACGAAGACCACCATCAAGGACGGCGGCGAGATGCAGAGCGGCAGCATGGCCGGCCGCAACGTGCTGTTCGGCGTGCGCGAGTTCGGGATGGCCGCCGCCGCGAACGGCCTGAGCCTGTACGGCGGCCTGCACCCCATGGTCGGCACGTTCCTGGTGTTCGCGGACTACCTCAAGCCCGCCTTCCGCCTCAGCGCCATCCAGATGCAGCCCGTCACGTACGTCCTCACGCACGACAGCATCGGCCTGGGCGAGGACGGCCCCACCCACCAGCCCATCGAGCAGATCGCCATGCTCCGCGCCGTCCCCGGCGCCCACGTCATCCGCCCCGCCGACGCCAACGAGACGGCCGCCGCGTGGCAGATGGCCCTCGAGTACGACAAGGGCCCCACCGCCCTGGCCCTCACTCGCCAGGACCTCCCGATCCTGCCCCGCAACCACGCGGGCGTGAAGAAGGGCGCCTACGTGGTGCGCGACGCCGAGGGTGCGCAGATCATCCTGATCGCCTCCGGCAGCGAGGTCAGCCTCGCCCTGGACTCCGCCGAGGCGCTGGCCGCCGAGGGCATCCAGGCCCGCGTGGTCAGCATGCCCTGCATGGAAGTCTTCCGCACGCAGGACCGCAGCTACCGCGACAGCGTCCTCACCCCCGGCGTCAAGCGCGTCGCCATCGAGGCCGCCGCCAAGGGTCCCTGGTACGAGTGGGTCGGCACCGACGGCGCTGTCATCGGCATGGACACCTTCGGCGCCAGCGCCCCCGCCAGCGTCCTGTTCGAGAAGTTCGGCTTCAGCGTCCAGAACGTCAGCAAGGTCGTCAAGAGCGTCCTGTAA
- a CDS encoding GNAT family N-acetyltransferase, translating to MHLRSPEPADAYAAALLLNSTQEPHFHTTATRLCTTWERHPTRTLVVGEPGRPRGLLTWWAPEFHPTHLWTGLHLHPDHRADDTGPTLLHAARDAARAQGRTHLWLSVREDYLGAAPDLPTLGLREVHRTFGGGLHLRGWTDPTTDLRQQLVTQGYHFTPAQPYTDDPRLHDLYARTRDHKVTAAPTIPAASPVLANGDALWDAAHLAWQGETLVGISLPERSRLNAWNAVLTVTPDHRGRGVGRALLALTASMLREQGFTFLNAAGSARDVAYLRALRQVGAHIEPDWIAWETPC from the coding sequence ATGCACCTCCGCTCCCCTGAACCGGCAGACGCGTACGCGGCCGCCCTGCTCCTCAACAGCACCCAGGAACCCCACTTCCATACCACCGCCACCCGGCTGTGCACCACCTGGGAACGCCACCCCACCCGCACGCTTGTCGTGGGTGAGCCCGGTCGTCCACGCGGTCTGCTCACATGGTGGGCACCGGAGTTCCACCCCACCCACCTGTGGACCGGTCTTCACCTGCACCCCGACCACCGCGCCGACGACACTGGTCCCACCCTTCTGCACGCCGCACGCGACGCCGCACGCGCTCAGGGCCGCACGCACCTGTGGCTGAGCGTCCGTGAGGACTACCTGGGCGCCGCCCCCGATCTGCCTACCCTGGGCCTGCGCGAGGTGCACCGCACCTTCGGCGGCGGGCTGCACCTGCGGGGCTGGACTGACCCCACCACCGACCTCCGCCAGCAGTTGGTGACCCAGGGCTATCACTTCACGCCCGCCCAGCCATACACCGACGACCCACGACTGCACGACCTGTACGCCCGCACCCGCGACCACAAAGTCACGGCAGCGCCGACCATTCCCGCCGCCTCCCCTGTCCTGGCCAACGGGGACGCCCTCTGGGACGCCGCGCATCTCGCGTGGCAGGGCGAGACCCTCGTCGGCATCTCCCTGCCGGAACGCTCGCGGCTGAACGCCTGGAACGCCGTCCTGACCGTCACTCCTGACCACCGCGGCCGGGGGGTGGGCCGCGCGCTGCTGGCCCTGACGGCCAGCATGCTCCGCGAGCAGGGCTTCACCTTCCTGAATGCCGCCGGCAGCGCCCGCGACGTGGCGTACCTGCGCGCCCTGCGACAGGTGGGCGCGCACATCGAACCCGACTGGATCGCCTGGGAGACGCCATGCTGA
- a CDS encoding GNAT family N-acetyltransferase: MRHLRPFRAADASAVARLVTAGVRGHWTYTPAHFREAQPGTRPTRLVAEQDGVVVATARLAPFGAGVPDALRLDVAGDGASFTPLLLAQLAEAPGGFRRVLGVTREDFTEQMTFFAAAGFRNAWQSWGAHLDLTTFDPAPFEPLQERLFLAGYEPGRLSPDAPDADWDALYALHQTGVRDQPRNPTTTPDPLTRDGLRDVLRREESAFVTRWRGQIVALTRLTPRGPEVDSEGSVTHQGHRARGVMTALKAHALTWAQGAGHTHAGTGGTVLNLPMLRVNTRLGYRVDHMWITWEKEL, translated from the coding sequence ATGCGCCACCTCCGCCCGTTCCGCGCCGCCGACGCCTCAGCCGTCGCCCGCCTCGTGACCGCAGGGGTCCGCGGCCACTGGACGTACACTCCAGCGCACTTCCGGGAGGCGCAGCCCGGCACTCGCCCCACCCGCCTCGTCGCCGAGCAGGACGGCGTGGTGGTCGCCACCGCGCGCCTCGCGCCGTTCGGGGCGGGCGTGCCGGACGCGCTGCGGCTGGACGTCGCCGGGGACGGTGCGTCGTTCACGCCGCTGCTGTTGGCGCAACTGGCCGAGGCGCCGGGCGGCTTCCGGCGCGTGCTGGGCGTCACCCGCGAGGACTTCACCGAGCAGATGACCTTCTTCGCGGCGGCAGGTTTCCGCAACGCGTGGCAGTCCTGGGGAGCGCACCTTGACCTGACGACCTTCGACCCTGCCCCCTTCGAGCCGTTGCAGGAGCGGCTGTTCCTCGCCGGGTACGAACCCGGGCGCCTCAGCCCAGACGCGCCGGACGCCGACTGGGACGCCCTCTACGCCCTGCATCAGACCGGCGTGCGCGACCAGCCACGCAACCCGACCACCACCCCCGATCCCCTCACACGTGATGGCCTGCGGGACGTCCTCCGGCGTGAGGAGTCCGCGTTCGTCACGCGCTGGCGCGGGCAGATCGTCGCCCTGACCCGCCTCACCCCGCGCGGGCCCGAGGTGGACAGTGAAGGCAGCGTCACGCACCAGGGGCACCGCGCGCGCGGCGTGATGACCGCCCTGAAAGCCCACGCGCTGACCTGGGCGCAGGGGGCGGGCCACACGCACGCCGGGACGGGCGGCACCGTCCTGAACCTTCCCATGCTGCGCGTGAACACCCGCCTGGGCTACCGCGTGGACCACATGTGGATCACCTGGGAAAAGGAGCTCTGA
- a CDS encoding tetratricopeptide repeat protein codes for MIDVATTWQQVCEALAGGDYEQAFGVLDAAMREAHRPERARLTLLLGSLHALYGDAATTDLGATLREARTIDPSLREDPLYQALMAELDARTRGPDAAPPSAAAREAADPLARFHALCALVLMDEGQAALDIHLPASDLPPHLRWRLRSWEAEANEGLGQTADAANLYGEAAHLAQGLNRAVMLQEQAALQLQLGQAEAAKNTLDQARLLYPTRPGVHDAEDAGLNLATWHYLRAQALLNLGQPDAAHDMIREAARLETQHGDPSYGVALVRGQVLTHLGRQQDALNAFEDALKLATDADRPYANHELGVALLDLDRPVDAREKLEAVLADPEYPYQPEVLADIAECDYRLGRLQEAQLEAEQALAQGAVIPASLVLGSVALDYFQLDEALEHYDRVIREAAPESRDWVTAHQMAADVMAQQGFPDPAAAYAHAQQALAHTPDSDDWHVTLLEHLRKAEALLSQQGGTGGRMLN; via the coding sequence ATGATTGACGTGGCCACCACCTGGCAGCAAGTGTGCGAGGCGCTCGCCGGCGGCGACTACGAGCAGGCCTTCGGCGTGCTGGACGCCGCCATGCGCGAAGCCCACCGCCCCGAACGCGCCCGCCTGACCCTCCTGCTCGGCAGCCTGCACGCCCTGTACGGCGACGCCGCCACCACCGACCTGGGCGCCACGCTGCGCGAGGCCCGCACCATCGACCCCAGCCTGCGCGAGGACCCCCTGTACCAGGCGCTCATGGCGGAACTCGACGCCCGCACGCGCGGCCCCGACGCCGCCCCCCCCAGTGCGGCCGCCCGCGAGGCCGCCGACCCACTGGCCCGCTTCCACGCGCTGTGCGCCCTGGTGCTGATGGACGAGGGGCAGGCGGCGCTGGACATCCACCTCCCGGCGTCCGACCTGCCGCCGCACCTGCGCTGGCGCCTGCGGTCCTGGGAGGCCGAGGCGAACGAGGGCCTGGGGCAGACCGCCGACGCCGCGAACCTGTACGGCGAGGCCGCGCACCTCGCGCAGGGCCTGAACCGCGCCGTGATGCTTCAGGAACAGGCGGCGCTGCAACTCCAGCTCGGGCAGGCCGAGGCCGCGAAGAACACCCTGGATCAGGCGCGGCTGCTGTACCCCACGCGCCCCGGCGTGCACGACGCCGAGGACGCCGGGCTGAACCTCGCCACGTGGCACTACCTGCGGGCACAGGCGCTGCTGAACCTGGGCCAGCCGGACGCCGCGCACGACATGATCCGCGAGGCCGCCCGCCTGGAAACGCAGCACGGCGACCCCAGCTACGGCGTGGCCCTCGTGCGCGGGCAGGTCCTGACCCATCTGGGCCGCCAGCAGGACGCCCTGAACGCCTTCGAGGACGCCCTGAAACTCGCCACGGACGCCGACCGGCCCTACGCGAACCACGAACTGGGCGTCGCCCTGCTGGACCTGGACCGCCCCGTGGACGCCCGAGAGAAACTGGAGGCTGTGCTGGCCGACCCGGAGTACCCGTACCAGCCGGAGGTCCTGGCCGACATCGCCGAGTGCGATTACCGCCTGGGCCGCCTGCAGGAGGCGCAGCTGGAGGCCGAGCAGGCCCTCGCGCAGGGCGCCGTGATCCCCGCCAGTCTCGTGCTGGGCAGCGTCGCGCTGGACTACTTCCAGCTGGACGAGGCGCTTGAACACTACGACCGCGTGATCCGCGAGGCCGCCCCCGAGAGCCGCGACTGGGTCACCGCGCACCAGATGGCCGCCGACGTCATGGCGCAGCAGGGCTTCCCCGACCCGGCCGCCGCGTACGCGCACGCGCAGCAGGCGCTGGCCCACACGCCCGACAGCGACGACTGGCACGTGACCCTGCTGGAGCACCTGCGCAAGGCCGAGGCGCTCCTGTCGCAGCAGGGCGGCACCGGCGGCCGGATGCTGAACTGA
- a CDS encoding ATP-dependent metallopeptidase FtsH/Yme1/Tma family protein, with protein sequence MRQRGAWGTVAGGVLALGLLGLALLAALGVWGLSWWSGARAQAVPYAEFRSLLEAGQVARVVVRGETATVTLEQPVPVPVLTPGGPVTRDARKLRMRVPDEVLTSDTHLMALFQQQRVDLRIEQPTQWLGILLNFLPVLLLVGWAGTVAALLVGLGWWAARRLKVANP encoded by the coding sequence ATGAGACAACGTGGAGCGTGGGGGACCGTGGCGGGCGGCGTGCTGGCACTGGGCCTTCTGGGACTGGCGCTGCTGGCGGCGCTGGGCGTGTGGGGCCTGTCGTGGTGGTCGGGCGCGCGGGCGCAGGCCGTGCCGTACGCGGAGTTCCGGTCACTGCTGGAGGCCGGGCAGGTGGCGCGGGTGGTGGTGCGGGGCGAGACGGCGACCGTGACGCTGGAGCAGCCGGTCCCGGTGCCGGTCCTGACCCCGGGCGGCCCGGTGACGCGTGACGCGCGGAAGCTGCGGATGCGCGTGCCGGATGAGGTGCTTACGTCAGACACCCACCTGATGGCCCTCTTTCAGCAGCAGCGCGTGGACCTGCGCATCGAGCAGCCCACCCAGTGGCTCGGGATCCTGCTGAATTTCCTGCCAGTGCTGCTGTTGGTGGGCTGGGCGGGCACGGTCGCGGCCCTGCTGGTGGGGCTGGGGTGGTGGGCCGCGCGGCGCCTGAAGGTTGCCAATCCCTAA